The genomic window CGCGTTCGCACCGCGGCGATCACCGAGCTCACCGACCGCTGGGTCAGCGCGGGCATCCGGCCGCTGTCGTTGCGGACACATCCATTCGAAGGGGACCGCCGATGATCGCGAGCCGTAAAGACGATCACGTTCGCCACGCCGTGAGCCAGCAGCGCGACGGCGGGCCCAACGACTTCGACTCGGTCACCTTCATCCACCACGCTCTCGCGGGCATCGACGGCGACGACGTGTCGTTGGCCGTCGACGTGGCCGGGAAGCGCTGGGAAACACCACTTTTCATCAACGGCATGACCGGGGGCAGCCAGCACACCGGAGACATCAACCGGCAGCTGGCCATCGCCGCCCGCGAGACCGGCATCCCCATCGCGTCGGGATCGATGAGCGCCTTCTTCCGCGACCCCTCCGTCGCGGACACCTTCCGTGTGCTGCGCGAGGAGAATCCGCACGGCTTCGTCATGGCGAACGTCAACGCGACCGCGACGCTGGACGAGGTGCGGCGGGCGATCGATCTCCTGGAAGCCGACGCACTGCAAATCCACCTCAACGCGGTCCAGGAGATCGTGATGCCCGAGGGCGACCGGTCTTTCGGGTCCTGGCCGCAGCAGATCGAGCGCATCACCGAGCACACCTCCGTGCCGGTGATCGTCAAAGAAGTCGGTTTCGGTCTCAGCAGGCCCACCGTCACCTGGCTGCGTGACGCGGGCGTGGCCGTCGCCGATGTCGGCGGGCGCGGCGGCACCAATTTCGCGCGCATCGAGAACGATCGGCGCACCACGGCGGACTTCTCCTTCCTGGTGGACTGGGGCCAATCGACGGCCAACTGCCTGGTGGACTGCGCGGGCGTCACCGGCATCGACCTCTTCGCCTCCGGCGGTATCCGCTCGCCCCTCGACATC from Nocardia bhagyanarayanae includes these protein-coding regions:
- the fni gene encoding type 2 isopentenyl-diphosphate Delta-isomerase gives rise to the protein MIASRKDDHVRHAVSQQRDGGPNDFDSVTFIHHALAGIDGDDVSLAVDVAGKRWETPLFINGMTGGSQHTGDINRQLAIAARETGIPIASGSMSAFFRDPSVADTFRVLREENPHGFVMANVNATATLDEVRRAIDLLEADALQIHLNAVQEIVMPEGDRSFGSWPQQIERITEHTSVPVIVKEVGFGLSRPTVTWLRDAGVAVADVGGRGGTNFARIENDRRTTADFSFLVDWGQSTANCLVDCAGVTGIDLFASGGIRSPLDIARALALGANATGVAGRFLETLVSQGTEALIEMIRTWLDQLRQILTVLGAPTPADLAGSDLLITGEVDTFCRLRGIDAASYAHRSPWWNESERRSHA